The following is a genomic window from Calliphora vicina chromosome 5, idCalVici1.1, whole genome shotgun sequence.
AAATTGTACGTTTAGGTCGCGGAAAATACGGTTTCAGTGGTTTTATGGACATCAAAGTTGATTTGTATGATGATCTTAAAATCGGAGGCTCTATTGAGAGAAGCAAATATCGAAATGGTCCTTATAGCAAGTTTCCAATGGGCGTTGAGAATGAACCACTCGCTAGTGCtgtcaataaattttatacacTTATTTTACAGCCGGAGGCGGAAAAATGCTGTGAAAATGCTCCAATTTTTAAGAGTAAATTTGTGGCGCCCTTAGAAAAACGTAATGTAACAATCAATAATTGCGCTCTGTCCACCGATAATTTGCCAAATGTTATAATGGAGGGCTATTATAGACTTCGTTTGACATCCTCTGGACCAGTTGATGTGTTTGTGGAGGCTTTATCATTGGTGGAAAATAAGATATTTTAGTGAGTTGTCGGAAtccaataaaatatgtatattagggttaCAGTGATCAGAAGATTTATTTGGGCAAATAAAATGCATTAATTTcggatttttaattaaatatttaaatagaacttgaTTGCGAAAGTGTAGATGGATCAAATTCGAATAAATAGTTTGAAccttttcaaaaacttattttttctgAAGCAAATTTAGCGCTGATTCACATTAGTGTTTcataaaatttcaccaaaaaacatgatattttgaatattaatgGGGGGAGGGGGAATTGTTCAAAGGGGAAAACGATAAATTGGCATTGGTAGAACATTCGAATTGCCA
Proteins encoded in this region:
- the LOC135961412 gene encoding uncharacterized protein LOC135961412 translates to MISAGPLQRWTFELIELTSGTSDPDIVDLKLEIVRLGRGKYGFSGFMDIKVDLYDDLKIGGSIERSKYRNGPYSKFPMGVENEPLASAVNKFYTLILQPEAEKCCENAPIFKSKFVAPLEKRNVTINNCALSTDNLPNVIMEGYYRLRLTSSGPVDVFVEALSLVENKIF